A region of Ferruginibacter albus DNA encodes the following proteins:
- a CDS encoding phosphatidylserine decarboxylase family protein, translated as MTIHREGYKSIAIGALFFGFINIISFYFLSASMVWLAWTIFAVTLFVFLFLISFFRIPNRKLTIDDKLIIAPADGKVVVIEETFDEEYFKTKRLQVSIFMSPANVHVNRNPVSGEVRYSQYHKGKYLVAWNPKSSTENERHSVVIKKDDTEILVKQIAGALAKRIVNYLQAGQKVEQTNEFGFIKFGSRVDLLLPVGTKVNVELDQVVKGGVTVIATL; from the coding sequence ATGACGATTCACAGAGAAGGATATAAATCAATTGCTATTGGCGCTTTGTTTTTTGGATTTATTAATATCATTAGTTTTTACTTTTTAAGTGCTTCTATGGTATGGCTGGCGTGGACAATTTTTGCAGTAACACTTTTTGTGTTCTTGTTTCTTATTTCATTCTTCAGAATACCGAACAGAAAATTAACTATTGACGATAAACTAATAATTGCGCCGGCAGATGGTAAGGTTGTAGTGATCGAAGAGACCTTTGATGAAGAATATTTTAAAACAAAACGTTTGCAGGTTTCCATATTTATGAGCCCGGCAAATGTGCATGTAAACAGAAACCCTGTTAGCGGAGAAGTTCGCTACAGTCAATACCACAAAGGAAAATATTTAGTTGCCTGGAATCCTAAATCATCTACTGAGAATGAACGCCATTCTGTAGTTATAAAAAAAGATGACACGGAAATATTAGTAAAGCAAATTGCCGGTGCATTAGCAAAACGAATTGTAAACTATTTGCAGGCAGGGCAAAAAGTAGAGCAAACCAATGAGTTTGGGTTTATAAAATTCGGCAGCCGGGTAGATCTGTTATTGCCGGTAGGAACTAAAGTTAATGTAGAATTAGATCAAGTTGTAAAAGGCGGTGTAACCGTTATTGCTACTTTATAA
- a CDS encoding OmpA family protein, which produces MINIKNLLLIALLAVSFQGVNAQGFVSAKKGSAIGFSGNLTDFTGNFVLTSAYTFKKVKPSISVMYWKGLGKKIDLSLRYTGLFSGDAGVPAQASSSNNYISEFEASLHARPMNDNHTLIPFLSAGLGIGTYPGKATPYAPLGAGLQLNLSSEGYILLQTNYRLSFNEDYLHNNWFYSLGFLQTINYGKPRLNETPPPPVVVAPVVVDKDNDGVVDSLDACPDVAGSAALKGCPDTDNDGIADKDDKCPSVAGLARYNGCPIPDTDNDGVNDEEDKCITVAGVARYNGCPIPDTDNDGVNDEEDKCPALAGTAANKGCPEIKEEVKKRIDVAASKIYFATGSAKLLAKSNPGLNTVASALMADPNLKLDINGHTDNTGKPDKNQTLSEARAKAVYDYLVKKGVPETRLKSQGFGDTQPIADNKTAAGRTKNRRVELQLHYY; this is translated from the coding sequence ATGATAAACATTAAAAATCTACTTTTAATAGCACTCCTTGCCGTTTCTTTCCAGGGAGTAAATGCCCAGGGCTTTGTATCGGCAAAAAAAGGTTCTGCTATCGGATTCAGTGGTAACCTTACTGATTTCACCGGAAACTTTGTATTAACCTCAGCTTACACCTTTAAAAAAGTAAAACCAAGCATTTCTGTTATGTATTGGAAAGGATTAGGTAAAAAGATCGACCTTTCTCTTCGATACACAGGACTTTTTTCAGGCGATGCAGGTGTTCCTGCACAAGCCAGCAGTAGTAACAATTATATCAGCGAATTTGAAGCATCGCTGCATGCTCGTCCAATGAACGACAATCATACATTGATTCCGTTCCTGTCTGCAGGTTTGGGAATAGGTACTTACCCGGGTAAAGCAACTCCTTATGCACCATTGGGAGCAGGCTTACAATTAAACCTGTCAAGCGAAGGATATATCTTATTGCAAACAAACTATCGTTTAAGTTTCAACGAAGATTATTTGCATAACAACTGGTTCTATTCACTTGGATTCCTGCAAACCATTAATTATGGTAAACCACGTTTAAATGAAACTCCACCACCACCTGTTGTAGTAGCACCGGTTGTAGTTGATAAAGATAATGATGGCGTAGTGGATAGCTTAGATGCTTGTCCTGACGTTGCAGGTTCAGCAGCCTTAAAAGGATGCCCTGATACAGATAACGACGGTATTGCGGATAAAGATGATAAATGTCCTTCTGTTGCAGGTTTAGCACGTTATAACGGATGCCCGATTCCTGATACGGATAATGACGGTGTAAACGACGAAGAAGATAAATGTATAACGGTAGCGGGTGTTGCACGTTATAACGGATGCCCGATTCCTGATACGGATAATGACGGTGTAAATGACGAAGAAGATAAATGTCCTGCATTGGCTGGTACCGCCGCTAATAAAGGTTGTCCTGAAATTAAGGAAGAAGTTAAAAAACGTATCGATGTTGCTGCCAGCAAAATTTATTTTGCAACAGGAAGCGCTAAATTATTAGCTAAATCAAATCCAGGTCTAAATACAGTTGCATCAGCTTTAATGGCAGATCCTAACTTGAAATTAGACATTAACGGACACACAGATAACACCGGTAAGCCTGATAAAAACCAAACATTAAGTGAAGCTCGTGCAAAAGCCGTTTACGATTACTTAGTGAAAAAAGGTGTTCCTGAAACTCGTTTAAAATCTCAAGGCTTTGGAGATACGCAGCCAATTGCAGACAATAAAACTGCCGCTGGACGTACGAAAAACAGAAGAGTAGAACTTCAATTGCATTATTATTAA
- a CDS encoding glycoside hydrolase family 3 protein translates to MPSTNNSTAIAWVDSVYNSLSDSERIAQLMVVRLSTYDFINKKAVFFDKQVDSLVRKYNIGSVCLFQGDPVQQANILNHLQSVAKTPVLTCIDAEWGVGMRMFDSVQALPKQMMLGAMQDPCIVYEYGKIVGEQCKRIGIAVNYAPVVDINNNPDNPVINDRSFGEDKYKVAEFGVQYMKGMQDVGVMACAKHFPGHGDVAVDSHFDLPVINKSMAQLDSLELFPFKKMVQANVGSIMIAHLYIPAIDSSKNRATSISKNNVTNLLRNKLNYQGLTFTDALEMQGVKKYFPDGDASVQALIAGNDMLCLPGDVPQAIGKIKEAVSNNLLSWNDIELHCKKVLMAKYQYRAVLQKPIDTVNLVADLNKDIPAMKRLVAENAITLLHKKDSVFFPFSPEKNNNLYDVAYIGIGINKDNAFAARMRKDYNADVFYFNYKQDSLRILSLVQLIKSRYRSVVIGIHAYNRVPANNFGIDSASNTFVEQLQQYSRSITIVFGNPYVIKNWCNAGNLIACYEDDDVTQNTAIDLLQGKISFKGKLPVTVCDNLKFGCGIITSLYYKR, encoded by the coding sequence ATGCCTTCTACAAATAATAGCACAGCAATTGCATGGGTTGATAGTGTTTATAATTCTTTGTCCGATTCGGAACGCATTGCGCAATTAATGGTTGTTCGTTTATCGACCTATGACTTTATAAATAAAAAAGCAGTTTTTTTTGATAAACAGGTAGATTCATTGGTAAGAAAATATAATATCGGTAGTGTTTGCCTTTTCCAGGGCGACCCCGTACAGCAAGCCAATATTTTAAATCATTTACAAAGTGTAGCAAAAACACCTGTTCTTACGTGCATTGATGCAGAATGGGGGGTGGGTATGCGTATGTTTGATAGTGTACAGGCTTTGCCTAAGCAAATGATGCTGGGTGCTATGCAGGACCCATGCATTGTATATGAATACGGAAAAATTGTAGGCGAACAATGTAAGCGTATAGGCATTGCCGTTAATTATGCGCCGGTGGTAGATATAAATAATAACCCTGATAACCCGGTTATTAATGACAGAAGTTTTGGAGAAGACAAATACAAAGTGGCGGAATTTGGTGTGCAATATATGAAAGGCATGCAGGATGTTGGAGTTATGGCCTGTGCCAAACATTTTCCCGGGCATGGCGATGTAGCGGTTGATTCGCATTTTGATTTGCCTGTAATTAATAAGTCAATGGCACAACTGGATTCGCTGGAATTGTTCCCGTTTAAAAAAATGGTACAGGCAAATGTGGGAAGCATAATGATCGCTCATTTATATATTCCTGCTATTGATAGTTCTAAAAATCGGGCTACCTCTATCTCAAAAAATAATGTTACTAATCTGTTACGCAATAAATTAAATTACCAGGGACTAACATTTACGGACGCACTGGAAATGCAGGGTGTGAAAAAGTATTTTCCTGACGGAGATGCTTCTGTACAAGCTTTGATCGCAGGAAACGATATGCTTTGCTTGCCTGGTGATGTGCCACAGGCAATTGGAAAAATAAAGGAAGCTGTTTCCAATAATTTATTGTCATGGAATGATATTGAGCTGCATTGTAAAAAAGTTTTAATGGCAAAATACCAATATAGAGCAGTTCTGCAAAAGCCAATTGACACGGTAAATCTTGTTGCCGATCTTAATAAAGATATACCTGCTATGAAGCGATTGGTGGCTGAGAATGCCATTACCTTATTACATAAAAAAGACAGTGTATTCTTTCCATTTTCTCCTGAAAAGAATAATAATTTATACGACGTAGCTTATATTGGCATTGGTATTAATAAGGATAATGCTTTTGCTGCAAGAATGCGAAAGGATTACAATGCAGATGTGTTTTATTTTAATTATAAGCAGGATTCCCTCAGGATATTATCGTTAGTTCAGTTAATAAAATCCCGCTACAGGTCAGTTGTAATTGGCATACATGCCTATAACCGGGTTCCTGCAAATAATTTTGGCATTGATTCTGCATCTAATACCTTTGTGGAGCAACTGCAACAATACTCACGGTCAATAACAATTGTTTTTGGCAATCCCTATGTGATTAAAAACTGGTGTAATGCAGGTAATTTAATTGCCTGTTATGAAGATGACGATGTGACCCAAAACACTGCTATAGACTTGTTACAAGGAAAAATCTCGTTTAAAGGAAAATTACCGGTAACGGTATGCGATAACCTAAAATTTGGTTGTGGAATTATTACCTCATTATATTATAAGAGATAG
- the mutL gene encoding DNA mismatch repair endonuclease MutL: MPDIIKLLPDNIANQIAAGEVIQRPASAVKELLENAIDAGATEINLIVADAGKSLIQVIDNGKGMSETDARMCFERHATSKIKNIDDLFHIKTMGFRGEALASIAAVAQVELKTKKEEETTGTYIEIENSVVIKQEPVAMQKGTSIAMKNLFFNVPARRNFLKSNASELRHIVDEFIRVSMAFPDLFFSLTSNGQQLFHLDKGTLKQRIIQLLGNTYSSKLVSVQENTDYMNIYGFVGKPETAKKTRGDQYFFVNNRFIKSPYLHHAMMGAFDEMIGKDSFPMYVLFIDLDPSQIDINVHPTKQEIKFEDEKIVYAFIQSAVKHALAQFSITPTLDFELDASIQQLDAINKPFTEEKKAATTSSSLYQTFTQKNQAHLIERKSELKHWKEFYEPETKPGSESQKPEIDPYKSEEEKPFQSLITQIQKPEAEHFLQLHNTYIVLQNDKGFMVIHQQNAHERVLYEKFITAIAGKHIAVQQSLFPATIDLVPQDAVLLNELLPDLKFLGYQIEPFGNNSFVVQGTPADIEQGNEKVIIERVLEQYKHFSSDLKFNQREKLLRSLAWQQSVKAGTALTEKEMKVLIEDLFACNAPNITPNGKPTYTEFKKNEMDKMFGR, translated from the coding sequence TTGCCTGATATAATAAAATTATTACCCGACAACATCGCTAACCAAATTGCAGCCGGCGAAGTAATTCAGCGCCCTGCCAGCGCTGTAAAGGAATTGCTGGAAAATGCCATTGATGCAGGCGCTACTGAAATAAATTTAATAGTGGCCGATGCGGGTAAATCATTGATACAGGTAATTGACAACGGCAAAGGCATGAGCGAAACCGATGCCCGCATGTGTTTTGAACGCCACGCCACTTCCAAAATAAAAAACATTGATGACCTGTTTCATATTAAAACCATGGGCTTTCGCGGAGAAGCATTGGCAAGTATTGCCGCTGTGGCACAGGTTGAGCTAAAAACAAAAAAAGAAGAAGAAACCACCGGCACTTATATTGAAATTGAAAACAGTGTTGTAATAAAGCAAGAACCTGTTGCCATGCAAAAAGGCACCAGCATTGCAATGAAAAACCTGTTTTTTAATGTTCCGGCCCGTAGAAATTTTTTAAAAAGTAATGCATCGGAATTACGCCATATTGTAGATGAGTTCATTCGTGTATCAATGGCTTTCCCTGATTTGTTCTTTTCTCTTACAAGCAATGGTCAGCAACTGTTTCATTTAGATAAAGGCACACTAAAGCAACGCATCATTCAACTATTAGGCAATACTTATTCATCTAAACTGGTAAGCGTTCAGGAGAATACGGATTACATGAATATTTACGGATTTGTAGGAAAGCCCGAAACTGCCAAGAAAACAAGAGGCGATCAATATTTCTTTGTGAACAATCGTTTTATTAAAAGCCCTTATTTGCACCATGCTATGATGGGCGCTTTTGATGAAATGATCGGGAAAGACAGCTTCCCGATGTATGTATTGTTTATTGACCTGGACCCATCGCAGATCGATATTAATGTACATCCTACCAAACAGGAAATAAAGTTTGAAGATGAAAAGATCGTGTATGCATTTATTCAAAGTGCAGTGAAACATGCATTGGCGCAATTTAGCATTACACCGACATTAGATTTTGAATTGGATGCTTCTATTCAACAATTAGATGCTATTAATAAGCCGTTCACTGAAGAAAAAAAAGCAGCAACCACCTCTTCTTCTTTATATCAAACATTTACTCAAAAAAACCAGGCGCATTTAATTGAAAGAAAAAGCGAGCTCAAGCACTGGAAAGAATTTTATGAACCCGAAACCAAGCCAGGATCTGAAAGTCAAAAGCCTGAAATCGACCCTTATAAAAGTGAAGAAGAAAAGCCATTTCAATCTTTAATAACCCAAATACAAAAACCGGAAGCAGAACATTTTTTACAGTTGCACAATACATATATCGTTTTACAAAACGATAAAGGCTTCATGGTCATTCATCAGCAAAATGCACATGAAAGAGTTTTGTATGAAAAATTTATTACTGCTATAGCAGGAAAACATATTGCTGTACAGCAAAGCTTATTCCCTGCAACGATCGATCTGGTTCCACAGGATGCTGTATTATTAAATGAATTACTTCCTGACCTGAAATTTTTAGGCTACCAGATCGAGCCATTTGGCAATAATTCTTTTGTTGTACAAGGTACTCCGGCGGATATAGAACAAGGAAACGAAAAAGTAATTATTGAAAGAGTACTGGAACAGTACAAACATTTCAGCAGCGATTTAAAATTCAATCAGCGGGAAAAATTATTACGTTCTCTTGCCTGGCAACAATCAGTAAAAGCAGGCACTGCACTCACAGAAAAAGAAATGAAAGTATTAATTGAAGATCTATTTGCCTGTAATGCTCCCAATATTACCCCTAACGGAAAACCTACATACACGGAGTTTAAGAAAAACGAAATGGATAAAATGTTTGGGAGATAA
- a CDS encoding YjjG family noncanonical pyrimidine nucleotidase, translated as MTKYKHIFFDLDHTLWDFDTNAKEALTELYAFFELDKKNISPFEDFYRHYLNHNQVLWDRYHKGFITADELKWKRMWRTLLEFKIGDEQLAKKMSEKFLELLPVKKNLFPYAHEILDYLVDKKYDIHLITNGFEKTQWLKLNNSGLGKYFKYVITSETSNSIKPQKEIFSYALQKAGAALEESIMIGDNLDADIQGAMNIGMDSIFVNHINVVTDLKPTYIVRHLKELEDIF; from the coding sequence ATGACAAAGTACAAACATATTTTCTTCGATCTTGACCATACATTGTGGGATTTTGATACCAATGCTAAAGAAGCGCTGACAGAATTGTATGCTTTTTTTGAATTGGATAAGAAAAACATTTCCCCTTTTGAAGATTTTTATCGTCATTATTTAAATCACAACCAGGTGCTCTGGGATAGGTATCACAAAGGATTTATCACTGCTGATGAATTAAAGTGGAAACGAATGTGGCGTACTTTGCTGGAGTTTAAGATCGGTGATGAACAGTTGGCAAAAAAAATGAGCGAAAAGTTTTTGGAACTATTACCTGTTAAAAAAAACCTGTTCCCATACGCACATGAAATATTGGATTATCTCGTTGATAAAAAGTACGATATCCATTTAATTACGAATGGTTTTGAAAAAACACAATGGCTTAAATTGAACAATAGCGGGCTAGGTAAATATTTTAAATATGTAATAACGTCAGAAACCAGCAACAGTATTAAGCCGCAGAAAGAAATATTTTCATACGCACTACAAAAAGCAGGTGCTGCTTTAGAAGAAAGTATTATGATCGGAGATAACCTGGATGCCGATATTCAAGGAGCAATGAATATCGGGATGGATTCAATCTTTGTGAACCATATTAACGTTGTTACCGACTTAAAGCCAACTTATATTGTTAGGCATTTAAAAGAGCTGGAGGATATCTTTTAA
- the acs gene encoding acetate--CoA ligase, with protein sequence MSYPYQIRSLEQYHHQYKQSIEDPETFWSGIAENFYWQKKWDKVLNWNFTEPSVKWFSGAKLNITENCLDRHLDILGDQPAIIWEPNNPAEQNRILTYKELHQRVCRFANALKNNGVKKGDRVCIYMGMIPELAIAVLACARIGAIHSVVFGGFSAQSISDRLQDAKVDYIVTCDGAFRGAKDIPLKKIIDEALLSCAFVKKVIVYERTKIPVVMQPGRDVWWHDEIKNVSDECAAETMDAEDMLFILYTSGSTGKPKGVVHTCAGYMIWANYTFVNVFQYQSKQIHFCTADIGWITGHSYIIYGPLSAGATTLMFEGIPTYPDAGRFWEITDKHKVDILYTAPTAIRSLMSYGTQPLQNKDLSSLKILGTVGEPINEEAWHWYDENIGHKKCPIVDTWWQTETGGIMISNLAGVTPSKPSYATLPLPGVQPVLVDEKGNEIEGNDASGNLCIKFPWPGILRTTYGDHERCRLNYFATYNNLYFTGDGCLRDADGNYRITGRVDDVLNVSGHRIGTAEVENAINMHSGVVESAVVGFPHDIKGQGIYAYVILSNSADNTDTTRNGILQTVTKVIGAIAKPDKIQFVSGLPKTRSGKIMRRILRKIAEGEMQNIGDTTTLLDPAVVEEIKNGKL encoded by the coding sequence ATGTCATATCCTTATCAAATAAGATCATTAGAACAATATCATCATCAATACAAACAAAGTATAGAGGATCCGGAAACGTTTTGGAGTGGAATAGCAGAAAATTTTTACTGGCAAAAAAAGTGGGATAAGGTATTAAATTGGAATTTTACCGAACCTTCGGTAAAATGGTTTTCAGGCGCTAAATTGAATATTACAGAAAATTGTTTAGACAGGCATTTAGATATATTAGGAGATCAACCTGCTATTATTTGGGAGCCCAATAATCCTGCAGAGCAAAATAGAATACTTACCTATAAAGAATTGCATCAACGGGTTTGTCGTTTTGCAAATGCATTAAAAAATAATGGCGTTAAAAAAGGCGACAGGGTTTGTATTTATATGGGTATGATTCCTGAACTGGCAATTGCTGTGTTGGCTTGTGCTCGTATTGGTGCTATACATTCAGTAGTTTTCGGTGGGTTTAGTGCACAAAGCATTTCGGATAGATTACAAGATGCCAAAGTGGACTACATTGTTACTTGTGACGGAGCTTTTCGGGGCGCAAAAGACATTCCTTTAAAAAAAATTATCGATGAAGCATTGCTGTCATGCGCCTTTGTAAAAAAAGTAATTGTGTATGAAAGAACAAAAATTCCGGTAGTAATGCAACCGGGCAGAGATGTTTGGTGGCATGATGAGATAAAAAATGTATCTGATGAATGTGCGGCAGAAACGATGGACGCAGAGGACATGCTGTTCATTCTATATACATCTGGTTCCACAGGAAAACCCAAAGGCGTGGTACATACTTGTGCAGGTTATATGATTTGGGCTAACTATACTTTTGTAAATGTATTTCAATATCAATCCAAACAAATTCATTTTTGTACTGCTGATATTGGCTGGATAACCGGGCACAGCTATATTATATATGGTCCGCTAAGTGCCGGCGCAACTACATTGATGTTTGAAGGCATTCCTACATATCCTGATGCCGGGCGTTTTTGGGAAATAACAGATAAGCACAAAGTTGATATTTTATATACAGCCCCAACTGCAATACGAAGTTTAATGAGTTATGGCACACAACCATTACAGAATAAAGACCTAAGCTCATTAAAAATACTAGGTACGGTTGGTGAGCCTATTAATGAAGAGGCCTGGCATTGGTATGATGAAAACATCGGTCATAAGAAATGTCCAATAGTAGACACCTGGTGGCAAACTGAAACCGGTGGTATCATGATCTCAAACTTAGCCGGAGTAACACCTTCAAAACCATCGTATGCTACATTGCCATTACCGGGTGTACAGCCTGTTTTGGTAGATGAAAAAGGAAATGAAATAGAAGGAAATGATGCAAGTGGAAACCTTTGTATAAAGTTTCCATGGCCCGGCATCTTGCGTACTACTTATGGCGATCATGAAAGATGTCGTTTAAATTATTTTGCTACCTACAATAATTTATATTTTACGGGAGATGGCTGTTTGCGGGATGCTGATGGCAACTATCGCATAACCGGAAGGGTAGACGATGTGCTGAATGTAAGCGGACATCGTATTGGAACCGCTGAAGTGGAGAATGCCATTAATATGCATAGCGGTGTTGTAGAAAGTGCCGTAGTTGGATTTCCTCATGATATAAAAGGGCAAGGGATCTATGCATATGTTATTTTAAGTAATTCGGCAGATAATACGGATACAACAAGGAACGGCATTTTGCAAACTGTTACAAAAGTTATCGGTGCTATTGCGAAGCCTGATAAGATCCAGTTTGTAAGCGGATTACCAAAAACACGTAGTGGAAAGATCATGCGACGCATTTTAAGAAAGATCGCGGAAGGTGAAATGCAGAATATTGGCGATACCACCACTTTATTAGATCCTGCAGTAGTAGAGGAAATTAAAAATGGGAAACTATAA
- a CDS encoding SDR family oxidoreductase, with product MNVVITGASRGIGRAIAEAFAVEGANLILCSKDEKKLLQTVREMKSSFPDIDIVAKAFDLSIKKEAISFGNWCIEQATPDVLINNAGNFLPGSIYNEDDGVLEAMVETNLYSAYHVTRSVVTKMIESKRGHIFNICSIAALQAYNNGGSYSISKYALMGFSKNLREELKPFNIKVTSVYPGAVLTDSWGDYNNSNKRIMEANDVAKMIVVAAKLSPAAVAEDIVLRPQLGDL from the coding sequence ATGAATGTTGTTATAACCGGCGCCAGCAGAGGAATTGGAAGAGCAATAGCAGAAGCCTTTGCTGTAGAAGGAGCTAATTTGATCTTGTGTTCAAAAGACGAAAAAAAATTGTTACAAACAGTAAGAGAAATGAAATCGTCTTTTCCTGATATAGATATTGTGGCAAAAGCATTCGACCTTTCTATTAAAAAGGAGGCTATTTCCTTTGGTAACTGGTGTATTGAACAAGCAACGCCTGATGTATTGATAAATAATGCCGGTAATTTTTTGCCGGGCAGTATTTACAACGAAGATGATGGTGTGCTGGAAGCGATGGTCGAAACAAACTTATATAGTGCTTATCATGTTACACGAAGCGTTGTTACAAAAATGATCGAATCCAAACGGGGGCATATTTTCAATATTTGTTCTATTGCAGCGTTGCAGGCTTATAATAATGGCGGCAGTTACAGTATCAGTAAATATGCATTGATGGGGTTTAGTAAAAACCTTCGTGAAGAGCTAAAGCCGTTTAATATAAAAGTTACATCGGTTTATCCGGGTGCTGTGCTAACGGATAGCTGGGGCGATTATAATAATAGCAATAAACGTATAATGGAGGCAAACGATGTTGCTAAAATGATCGTTGTTGCAGCCAAGCTGTCTCCTGCAGCTGTGGCAGAAGATATTGTATTACGACCGCAGTTAGGCGACTTATAA
- a CDS encoding alpha/beta hydrolase, which produces MKRLFKYLIRTFIVLFILVNVVMAFNAYKFTHFYDAQTETASKKIEDKSKWDIIKGALFGINYSKKPNSIIPDLTFKIIHVKTKDSIDLEGWYLKTDSVAKGTVLLFHGHGANKSDVMEEAQEFLAMGYNAFLIDFRAHGSSGGNTCTIGYYESEDVSLAYNYIVNKGEHNIILWGISMGAAAIIKAVHDTGVHPQKIILEMPYGSLLQAAEGRLKIMHLPPEPLSGILCFWGGLEHGFWAFNMRPDEYAVKIDCPVLLQWGKQDPRVSEQEINDIYAAIPAGKRLVVYDSCAHESLCAKENAKWKREIKTFLLQ; this is translated from the coding sequence GTGAAACGCTTATTTAAATATTTAATAAGAACTTTTATTGTTCTTTTTATTTTGGTGAATGTTGTAATGGCATTTAATGCTTATAAGTTCACACATTTTTATGATGCGCAAACAGAAACTGCATCTAAGAAGATCGAAGACAAATCAAAATGGGATATTATTAAAGGCGCATTGTTTGGAATTAATTATTCTAAAAAACCAAACAGCATAATTCCGGATCTTACTTTTAAAATAATTCATGTAAAAACAAAGGATAGTATTGACCTGGAGGGATGGTATCTTAAAACAGATAGCGTAGCAAAAGGAACAGTTCTTTTATTTCACGGACATGGCGCTAATAAATCTGATGTAATGGAAGAGGCACAAGAGTTTTTAGCAATGGGCTACAATGCTTTTTTAATTGATTTTAGAGCACATGGCAGTAGTGGTGGCAATACTTGTACGATTGGATATTACGAATCGGAAGATGTATCGTTGGCGTATAATTATATTGTAAATAAAGGTGAGCATAATATTATACTTTGGGGAATTTCTATGGGCGCTGCTGCTATTATAAAGGCAGTACATGATACGGGAGTACATCCTCAAAAGATAATTTTAGAAATGCCTTATGGCTCTTTATTGCAAGCCGCTGAAGGGCGATTGAAAATAATGCATTTGCCACCGGAGCCTTTATCAGGAATACTTTGTTTTTGGGGAGGCTTGGAACATGGATTTTGGGCATTTAATATGCGTCCGGATGAATATGCAGTAAAGATCGATTGCCCGGTATTATTACAATGGGGCAAACAGGATCCTCGTGTTTCTGAACAGGAGATAAATGATATTTATGCGGCTATTCCTGCCGGAAAAAGATTAGTAGTGTATGATAGTTGTGCACATGAATCGCTGTGCGCTAAAGAAAATGCCAAATGGAAACGAGAGATAAAAACATTTCTATTGCAATAA